The proteins below are encoded in one region of Ursus arctos isolate Adak ecotype North America unplaced genomic scaffold, UrsArc2.0 scaffold_24, whole genome shotgun sequence:
- the WFIKKN2 gene encoding WAP, Kazal, immunoglobulin, Kunitz and NTR domain-containing protein 2 isoform X1, translating into MWALGCCRLWSRWAQAALLLLLLLGVPLRGLALPPIRYSHAGICPNDMNPNLWVDAQSTCKRECETDQECETYEKCCPNVCGTKSCVAARYMDVKGRKGPVGMPKEATCDHFMCLQQGSECDIWDGQPVCKCKDRCEKEPSFTCASDGLTYYNRCYMDAEACSKGITLAVVTCRYHFTWPNTSPPPPETTVRPTTASPETPGLDMAAPALLNHPVHQSVTVGETVSFLCDVVGRPRPEITWEKQLEDRENVVMRPNHVRGNVVVTNIAQLVIYNAQPQDAGIYTCTARNAAGVLRADFPLSVVRGGQAVATLESSPNSTAFPAAECLKPPDSEDCGEEQTRWHFDAQANNCLTFTFGHCHRNRNHFETYEACMLACMSGPLAVCSLPALQGPCKAYAPRWAYNSQSGQCQSFVYGGCEGNGNNFESREACEESCPFPRGDQRCRACKPRQKLVTSFCRSDFVILGRVSELTEEPDSGRALVTVDDVLKDEKMGLKFLGREPLEVTLLHVDWSCPCPNVTAGETPLIIMGEVDGGMAVLRPDSFVGASSSRRVRKLREVMHKKTCDVLKEFLGLH; encoded by the exons ATGTGGGCCCTGGGGTGCTGCCGGCTCTGGTCCCGCTGGGCGCAGGcagcgctgctgctgctgctgctgcttgggGTGCCCCtgaggggcctggcgctgccgcCCATCCGCTATTCCCATGCTGGCATCTGCCCCAACGACATGAACCCCAACCTCTGGGTGGATGCCCAGAGCACCTGCAAGCGCGAGTGTGAGACGGACCAG GAGTGCGAGACCTATGAGAAGTGCTGCCCCAACGTGTGCGGGACCAAGAGCTGCGTGGCCGCCCGGTACATGGACGTGAAAGGGAGGAAGGGCCCGGTGGGCATGCCCAAGGAGGCCACATGCGACCACTTCATGTGTCTGCAGCAGGGCTCCGAGTGTGACATCTGGGACGGCCAGCCTGTGTGTAAGTGCAAAGATCGTTGTGAGAAGGAGCCCAGCTTCACGTGCGCCTCCGACGGCCTCACCTACTACAATCGCTGCTACATGGATGCCGAGGCCTGCTCCAAGGGCATCACGCTGGCCGTCGTCACCTGCCGCTATCACTTTACCTGGCCCAACACCAGTCCCCCGCCGCCCGAGACCACCGTGCGCCCCACCACGGCCTCCCCGGAGACCCCGGGGCTGGATATGGCGGCCCCGGCTCTGCTCAACCACCCCGTGCACCAGTCGGTCACCGTAGGTGAGACCGTGAGCTTCCTCTGCGATGTGGTGGGCCGGCCCCGACCTGAGATCACCTGGGAGAAGCAGCTGGAAGATCGGGAGAATGTGGTCATGCGGCCCAACCACGTGCGCGGCAACGTGGTGGTCACCAACATCGCCCAGCTGGTCATCTACAACGCCCAGCCCCAGGACGCTGGCATTTATACCTGCACGGCCCGGAACGCCGCCGGGGTCCTGCGCGCCGACTTCCCGCTGTCCGTGGTCAGGGGGGGTCAGGCGGTGGCCACCCTGGAGAGCAGCCCCAACAGCACGGCCTTCCCCGCAGCCGAGTGCCTGAAGCCCCCCGACAGTGAGGACTGCGGCGAGGAGCAGACCCGCTGGCACTTCGACGCGCAGGCCAACAACTGCCTCACCTTCACCTTTGGCCACTGCCACCGCAACCGGAACCACTTTGAGACCTACGAGGCCTGCATGCTGGCCTGCATGAGCGGCCCGCTGGCCGTGTGCAGCCTGCCCGCCCTGCAGGGGCCCTGCAAAGCCTACGCGCCCCGCTGGGCCTACAACAGCCAGAGCGGCCAGTGCCAGTCCTTCGTCTACGGCGGCTGCGAGGGCAACGGCAACAACTTCGAGAGCCGCGAGGCCTGCGAggagtcctgccccttccctcgcGGGGACCAGCGCTGCCGGGCCTGCAAGCCACGCCAGAAGCTCGTCACCAGCTTCTGCCGAAGCGACTTCGTCATCCTGGGCCGCGTGTCCGAGCTGACCgaggagcccgactcggggcgcGCCCTGGTCACCGTGGACGACGTCCTCAAGGATGAGAAGATGGGCCTCAAGTTCCTGGGCCGGGAGCCGCTGGAAGTCACGCTGCTGCACGTGGACTGGAGCTGCCCCTGCCCCAACGTGACAGCGGGCGAGACGCCGCTCATCATCATGGGCGAGGTGGACGGCGGCATGGCCGTGCTGCGGCCGGACAGTTTCGTGGGAGCGTCCAGCAGCCGGCGGGTCAGGAAGCTGCGTGAGGTCATGCACAAGAAGACCTGCGATGTCCTCAAGGAGTTTCTGGGCTTGCACTGA
- the WFIKKN2 gene encoding WAP, Kazal, immunoglobulin, Kunitz and NTR domain-containing protein 2 isoform X2, protein MDVKGRKGPVGMPKEATCDHFMCLQQGSECDIWDGQPVCKCKDRCEKEPSFTCASDGLTYYNRCYMDAEACSKGITLAVVTCRYHFTWPNTSPPPPETTVRPTTASPETPGLDMAAPALLNHPVHQSVTVGETVSFLCDVVGRPRPEITWEKQLEDRENVVMRPNHVRGNVVVTNIAQLVIYNAQPQDAGIYTCTARNAAGVLRADFPLSVVRGGQAVATLESSPNSTAFPAAECLKPPDSEDCGEEQTRWHFDAQANNCLTFTFGHCHRNRNHFETYEACMLACMSGPLAVCSLPALQGPCKAYAPRWAYNSQSGQCQSFVYGGCEGNGNNFESREACEESCPFPRGDQRCRACKPRQKLVTSFCRSDFVILGRVSELTEEPDSGRALVTVDDVLKDEKMGLKFLGREPLEVTLLHVDWSCPCPNVTAGETPLIIMGEVDGGMAVLRPDSFVGASSSRRVRKLREVMHKKTCDVLKEFLGLH, encoded by the coding sequence ATGGACGTGAAAGGGAGGAAGGGCCCGGTGGGCATGCCCAAGGAGGCCACATGCGACCACTTCATGTGTCTGCAGCAGGGCTCCGAGTGTGACATCTGGGACGGCCAGCCTGTGTGTAAGTGCAAAGATCGTTGTGAGAAGGAGCCCAGCTTCACGTGCGCCTCCGACGGCCTCACCTACTACAATCGCTGCTACATGGATGCCGAGGCCTGCTCCAAGGGCATCACGCTGGCCGTCGTCACCTGCCGCTATCACTTTACCTGGCCCAACACCAGTCCCCCGCCGCCCGAGACCACCGTGCGCCCCACCACGGCCTCCCCGGAGACCCCGGGGCTGGATATGGCGGCCCCGGCTCTGCTCAACCACCCCGTGCACCAGTCGGTCACCGTAGGTGAGACCGTGAGCTTCCTCTGCGATGTGGTGGGCCGGCCCCGACCTGAGATCACCTGGGAGAAGCAGCTGGAAGATCGGGAGAATGTGGTCATGCGGCCCAACCACGTGCGCGGCAACGTGGTGGTCACCAACATCGCCCAGCTGGTCATCTACAACGCCCAGCCCCAGGACGCTGGCATTTATACCTGCACGGCCCGGAACGCCGCCGGGGTCCTGCGCGCCGACTTCCCGCTGTCCGTGGTCAGGGGGGGTCAGGCGGTGGCCACCCTGGAGAGCAGCCCCAACAGCACGGCCTTCCCCGCAGCCGAGTGCCTGAAGCCCCCCGACAGTGAGGACTGCGGCGAGGAGCAGACCCGCTGGCACTTCGACGCGCAGGCCAACAACTGCCTCACCTTCACCTTTGGCCACTGCCACCGCAACCGGAACCACTTTGAGACCTACGAGGCCTGCATGCTGGCCTGCATGAGCGGCCCGCTGGCCGTGTGCAGCCTGCCCGCCCTGCAGGGGCCCTGCAAAGCCTACGCGCCCCGCTGGGCCTACAACAGCCAGAGCGGCCAGTGCCAGTCCTTCGTCTACGGCGGCTGCGAGGGCAACGGCAACAACTTCGAGAGCCGCGAGGCCTGCGAggagtcctgccccttccctcgcGGGGACCAGCGCTGCCGGGCCTGCAAGCCACGCCAGAAGCTCGTCACCAGCTTCTGCCGAAGCGACTTCGTCATCCTGGGCCGCGTGTCCGAGCTGACCgaggagcccgactcggggcgcGCCCTGGTCACCGTGGACGACGTCCTCAAGGATGAGAAGATGGGCCTCAAGTTCCTGGGCCGGGAGCCGCTGGAAGTCACGCTGCTGCACGTGGACTGGAGCTGCCCCTGCCCCAACGTGACAGCGGGCGAGACGCCGCTCATCATCATGGGCGAGGTGGACGGCGGCATGGCCGTGCTGCGGCCGGACAGTTTCGTGGGAGCGTCCAGCAGCCGGCGGGTCAGGAAGCTGCGTGAGGTCATGCACAAGAAGACCTGCGATGTCCTCAAGGAGTTTCTGGGCTTGCACTGA